A DNA window from uncultured Methanoregula sp. contains the following coding sequences:
- a CDS encoding ATP-grasp domain-containing protein, translating to MKGRVLVAGFSTRHVAQSAYNAGYEVCSADYFCDQDLAWYTKDREKFEDLSDLPGAIEKICRRHTFDLFVPTSGAEELAVPLPLCGTPRETIAQFMDKLHTQHFFEENSIPVPRLRPEGEFPAMIKPRRGAGGWRNAIIENPAAMDAWKSLFPDVSYIRQEIVEGTPASVCCVATGKEARAIAVNGQILRGHGESAFGFSGSITPFCHPQSDNMIRMAERIAAISGCRGTLGIDFVAGTDQAFAIEINPRFQGTVDTVERACGCNMFDYHVNACAGTLPDKSPAARQVAVRSILFADRDLTIRTDLSRFKEFVADIPWPGAELEEDQAIVSIYGWGENTESARALLDKHITIIRQYMR from the coding sequence GTGAAGGGACGGGTTCTTGTTGCCGGCTTTTCAACCCGCCATGTAGCACAATCGGCATATAATGCCGGTTATGAAGTCTGTTCGGCCGATTATTTCTGTGATCAGGATCTCGCGTGGTACACAAAAGATCGTGAGAAATTCGAGGATCTTTCAGATCTTCCCGGTGCAATCGAGAAGATCTGCAGGCGCCATACATTCGATCTTTTCGTACCTACATCAGGAGCAGAAGAACTGGCAGTCCCGCTGCCGCTCTGTGGAACCCCCCGGGAAACGATTGCGCAGTTCATGGATAAACTGCATACGCAGCACTTTTTTGAGGAGAATTCGATTCCCGTCCCGCGGCTACGGCCTGAGGGAGAATTCCCTGCCATGATCAAACCCCGGCGGGGTGCCGGGGGATGGAGGAATGCCATTATTGAGAACCCGGCTGCAATGGATGCCTGGAAATCGCTCTTTCCCGACGTATCATACATACGCCAGGAAATCGTTGAAGGAACCCCCGCAAGCGTCTGCTGTGTCGCAACCGGAAAAGAGGCCCGGGCAATTGCCGTTAACGGGCAGATTCTCAGGGGGCATGGAGAATCTGCCTTCGGGTTCTCCGGATCGATCACGCCGTTTTGTCATCCACAATCAGATAATATGATCCGGATGGCCGAACGGATCGCTGCCATCAGCGGGTGCCGGGGCACTCTTGGCATTGACTTTGTTGCCGGGACCGACCAGGCATTTGCCATCGAGATCAATCCCCGGTTCCAGGGCACCGTGGACACCGTCGAACGTGCCTGCGGCTGCAACATGTTCGATTATCATGTGAATGCCTGTGCCGGGACGCTTCCTGATAAAAGCCCCGCTGCCCGGCAGGTTGCCGTTCGAAGCATCCTGTTTGCCGATCGCGATCTGACGATCCGAACCGATCTCAGCCGGTTCAAGGAATTTGTTGCCGATATTCCCTGGCCGGGAGCCGAACTGGAAGAAGATCAGGCTATAGTGAGCATATACGGCTGGGGAGAGAATACCGAGTCTGCCAGGGCATTGCTGGATAAACATATTACCATCATCCGACAATATATGCGCTGA
- a CDS encoding winged helix-turn-helix domain-containing protein → MKDEDCDWQIYHLIPEGAAITREEICEKSGLDAGTITASLKRLERSCLISCSDNSVRMLSFGEALIQNQFKYEKDLPFTIENGVIKARKP, encoded by the coding sequence GTGAAAGACGAGGATTGCGACTGGCAGATCTACCACCTGATACCGGAAGGCGCTGCGATAACCCGGGAGGAGATTTGTGAGAAGAGCGGTCTCGATGCCGGGACAATTACTGCATCCCTCAAACGACTGGAACGATCCTGTCTCATCTCATGTTCAGATAATTCTGTCAGGATGCTCAGTTTTGGCGAAGCGCTTATCCAAAACCAGTTCAAATATGAAAAGGATCTGCCGTTTACCATTGAAAACGGTGTAATCAAGGCCAGGAAACCATAA
- a CDS encoding ribbon-helix-helix domain-containing protein → MPVQETKMERTTISLPEKQLMKIDEMVSNGDYPNRSEGIRTAIREFIERHPNATGSVPA, encoded by the coding sequence ATGCCTGTTCAAGAAACAAAAATGGAACGAACCACAATTTCCCTGCCTGAAAAGCAGTTGATGAAAATTGATGAGATGGTATCGAATGGAGACTATCCCAACAGATCTGAAGGGATCCGAACGGCAATCCGTGAATTTATCGAACGTCACCCGAACGCTACCGGGAGTGTACCTGCATGA
- a CDS encoding discoidin domain-containing protein, whose amino-acid sequence MKVNQIIIGLFLMIALVGIASANINNFYIVVTDPSNNPISGASVTLTVPGYSAATHTTGSDGRPSLFTGYNVASPCTATITISKSGYTTYTSSDSFMEKSSTPGSTYDYYYAISTPQVTNIQVTVQDSVNHAVLPGATVSIPEGTPSTSTTDSTGKTGVISVPISGYHVTITKSGYTSYSVSDSVYYSATTQEMIYRPTAIVTPTPTPDPVHANVRYTIQDSSTSAVITSYNIVIRDNTNAVLESGAISGEQNHYYYFTPIPSSYSIEISKSGYSTYTHTYSSAPVDGSYITISLTPTSPTPTPTPGAETEYTYGTASASSAAESASNAFDHDSTTKWASATDTGSPGPGWLQMDYGNSRVINKYKITVWAAYLRYPTAWQILGSNDGSTWSSPLDSRSSQTFNQGETQYFTFSNAVSYRYYRLNILSCIPDTGNVYYNRISEWNLYNVATITPTPTPTSTPITPSATNIQITVQDSVNHAIIPGATVTIPEGSPSQSITDNTGKTGVIIVPTAGYHVTIESSGYTSYSVSDSVYYSATTQEMVYRPTAIVTPTPTQEPAHSNVRFTIRDADTSAVITGYNIVIKDNNNAVLESGAISGEENHYYYFSPIPSSWSIEISKSGYDTYTETITAAPVDGAFKTIYLTPADTTIALNVDIKSALTGYLIQGAHIGIYDSVHDVWRNTTAPTGMVYYDSTGANHEYPLTVGQTVKIAAWADDYYPVYLDVTIPYDDYLITLNLPPSSAAPTEGTYTVVFTVVSNRDQQPIKDVTVTSGLGVIKVTNSGGAATFTNVPIGSSRWFEFSGSGYQPTQASVSGVNGQVIMQTVELVPAGATPTPTPTPTVNTTARTEDLNKKGQTFASNWADMAIGSGGLVFLMAAVYFGRKTMR is encoded by the coding sequence ATGAAGGTTAATCAGATAATTATCGGGCTGTTTCTGATGATAGCCCTTGTTGGGATTGCAAGCGCGAACATCAACAACTTCTATATCGTCGTAACGGATCCAAGCAACAACCCAATATCGGGGGCATCCGTCACGCTCACAGTTCCCGGATATTCTGCAGCGACTCATACAACCGGCAGCGATGGACGGCCTTCCTTATTCACCGGGTATAATGTTGCGAGTCCTTGTACAGCGACGATCACAATCTCAAAATCCGGGTATACCACGTATACCTCTTCAGACAGTTTCATGGAAAAATCCAGTACTCCCGGCAGCACGTACGATTATTATTATGCGATATCCACCCCGCAGGTAACAAACATTCAGGTAACGGTGCAGGATTCGGTAAATCACGCGGTCCTACCAGGGGCGACCGTCTCGATCCCTGAAGGCACACCAAGTACAAGCACAACAGACAGCACCGGGAAAACCGGTGTAATTTCTGTACCGATTTCAGGGTATCACGTAACGATCACAAAGTCCGGCTATACCTCTTATTCGGTCAGTGATTCTGTCTATTATTCAGCAACTACCCAGGAGATGATTTATCGGCCTACCGCGATTGTTACCCCAACACCTACCCCGGATCCCGTTCATGCAAATGTCAGGTACACGATCCAGGATTCAAGCACAAGTGCGGTTATTACCTCATACAATATCGTAATCAGGGACAACACGAACGCGGTTTTAGAATCCGGGGCGATATCGGGAGAACAAAACCATTATTATTATTTCACACCGATCCCCTCGTCATATTCGATAGAAATTTCAAAATCTGGATATTCCACCTATACTCATACGTATTCATCAGCGCCGGTTGATGGGTCGTATATCACCATCAGTCTCACACCAACATCCCCGACCCCAACACCAACCCCGGGCGCTGAAACTGAATATACGTACGGGACCGCCTCTGCAAGTTCAGCGGCTGAATCGGCAAGTAATGCATTTGATCATGATTCTACTACAAAATGGGCGTCAGCAACAGATACCGGATCCCCGGGGCCGGGCTGGCTTCAGATGGATTACGGTAACTCTCGTGTAATCAATAAATACAAAATCACCGTATGGGCGGCTTATCTGAGATATCCGACAGCCTGGCAAATTTTAGGGAGTAATGATGGATCAACCTGGTCGTCTCCATTGGATTCTCGTAGCAGTCAGACATTTAATCAGGGTGAAACACAGTATTTCACATTCTCCAATGCAGTTTCATACCGGTATTATCGTCTGAACATTTTATCATGCATACCGGATACCGGAAATGTGTATTATAACCGTATTTCCGAATGGAATTTGTATAATGTAGCGACAATAACCCCAACACCTACCCCGACTTCAACGCCGATCACTCCATCAGCAACAAACATTCAGATAACGGTACAGGATTCGGTAAATCATGCGATTATCCCCGGAGCCACGGTCACTATTCCGGAAGGATCACCGAGCCAAAGCATAACCGACAACACCGGAAAGACCGGGGTAATTATTGTTCCGACCGCCGGGTATCATGTGACGATCGAAAGTTCCGGTTATACCTCATATTCGGTCAGTGATTCAGTCTATTATTCAGCAACTACCCAGGAGATGGTTTACCGACCTACTGCAATCGTTACCCCAACACCAACCCAGGAACCGGCACATTCTAACGTCCGATTCACAATCAGGGATGCAGACACCAGCGCAGTTATCACGGGTTATAATATTGTAATTAAGGACAATAACAACGCAGTTTTAGAATCCGGGGCTATATCGGGAGAGGAAAACCATTATTATTATTTCAGTCCGATTCCATCATCCTGGAGCATCGAGATCTCAAAATCAGGATATGATACCTATACTGAAACGATCACAGCGGCCCCGGTGGATGGCGCGTTTAAAACAATATATCTGACACCGGCAGATACAACGATCGCGCTGAACGTCGATATTAAAAGCGCTCTCACGGGATATCTGATCCAGGGCGCTCACATCGGGATTTATGATTCGGTCCATGATGTATGGAGGAATACAACCGCCCCGACCGGAATGGTTTATTATGATTCAACCGGGGCAAACCATGAATATCCTCTCACGGTCGGTCAAACAGTAAAGATCGCGGCATGGGCCGACGATTATTACCCAGTCTATCTGGATGTGACAATCCCCTATGATGATTATCTTATCACTCTGAATTTACCCCCAAGTTCAGCAGCACCAACCGAAGGAACCTATACCGTAGTTTTCACGGTCGTATCGAACCGGGATCAGCAACCGATCAAGGATGTTACAGTTACTTCGGGTTTAGGCGTGATCAAGGTCACGAATAGCGGCGGCGCTGCTACGTTTACCAATGTTCCGATCGGCTCTAGTCGGTGGTTTGAATTTTCAGGTTCAGGGTATCAACCAACCCAGGCATCCGTTTCCGGAGTGAATGGGCAGGTCATCATGCAGACCGTGGAGCTTGTCCCGGCAGGCGCTACGCCGACACCAACCCCAACCCCGACAGTGAACACCACGGCAAGAACGGAAGATCTCAATAAAAAAGGTCAGACCTTCGCATCGAATTGGGCTGATATGGCGATCGGATCCGGGGGCCTGGTCTTCCTGATGGCTGCGGTCTATTTTGGACGTAAAACCATGCGGTGA
- a CDS encoding tRNA (cytidine(56)-2'-O)-methyltransferase, whose translation MPDHEVVILRIGHRPERDQRVTTHVGLTARALGAKGMFLASADKGVVQSIADVAERWGGDFFCQDNIKWRSCIREWKSSGGIVVHLTMYGLNLPDIIGEIRPKEKILVIVGAEKVPGEIYGLADYNVAVTGQPHSEISSLALFLDHLASGTGLAREFPGAKIRIVPSRAGKQTEEL comes from the coding sequence ATGCCAGATCACGAAGTCGTTATTCTCAGGATCGGTCACCGGCCGGAGCGGGACCAGCGGGTAACAACCCATGTCGGCCTGACCGCCCGGGCCCTCGGGGCAAAAGGAATGTTCCTTGCCTCTGCCGACAAAGGGGTTGTCCAGAGCATAGCAGATGTTGCAGAACGATGGGGTGGCGATTTCTTCTGCCAGGACAATATCAAGTGGCGTTCCTGCATCAGGGAGTGGAAAAGCAGCGGGGGTATCGTTGTCCACCTTACCATGTACGGCCTCAACCTGCCGGACATCATCGGAGAGATCCGGCCAAAGGAGAAGATCCTCGTCATTGTCGGGGCCGAGAAAGTCCCCGGGGAGATCTACGGTCTTGCTGATTACAACGTGGCGGTCACCGGCCAGCCCCATTCCGAGATCTCGAGTCTCGCCCTCTTCCTCGACCACCTGGCTTCGGGAACGGGTCTGGCCCGAGAGTTTCCCGGCGCAAAGATCCGCATCGTCCCCTCCCGCGCAGGAAAACAGACGGAGGAACTGTGA